A region from the Aegilops tauschii subsp. strangulata cultivar AL8/78 chromosome 5, Aet v6.0, whole genome shotgun sequence genome encodes:
- the LOC120964424 gene encoding uncharacterized protein isoform X1: MSSPVYGNLLFNYNAAFQRSEMVGLEGFEFFEIIIEKSCSRQRLLDKFAKMLAGRETHKVKLREAGSGLRGLWDVLVVFDGEGHMYLGPGRDHFACAHELQLGYFLVFRYDGDTMFTVKMFDNTMCRMYYQHDDDASNGSSSRDGEEQSRDNEEQSGDNEEQSGDDEEQPILADDDLAMMAADDDPAMVVADDDPAMVLADDDPAMVVADDDPAMVVADNDLAMVADDDLVIVVPNDDLAMVVPDNDLVMVVAPAIPQLGDRTMPIVVEEYICVGIRHSERIRLMKEKKEE; encoded by the exons ATGTCCAGTCCTGTTTATGGTAACTTGTTGTTTAATTACAATGCTGCTTTTCAGAGAAGTGAGATGGTTGGCTTGGAAGGTTTCGAGTTCTTCGAGATCATAATTGAGAAATCTTGCAGTAGGCAG AGGCTGCTTGACAAGTTTGCGAAGATGCTCGCCGGCCGTGAGACCCACAAAGTGAAGCTGCGGGAGGCCGGCAGCGGGCTTCGCGGGCTGTGGGACGTGTTGGTGGTGTTCGATGGCGAAGGCCACATGTACCTAGGGCCCGGCCGGGATCATTTCGCCTGCGCCCATGAGCTACAGCTCGGGTACTTCCTTGTCTTCCGCTACGACGGCGACACCATGTTCACCGTGAAGATGTTCGACAACACCATGTGCCGCATGTACTACCAGCACGACGACGATGCCA gcaatgggagcagcagcagggATGGCGAGGAGCAGAGCAGGGATAACGAGGAGCAAAGCGGGGATAACGAGGAGCAAAGCGGGGATGACGAGGAGCAGCCTATTCTGGCTGACGACGACCTTGCCATGATGGCGGCTGACGACGATCCTGCTATGGTGGTGGCGGATGACGACCCTGCAATGGTGTTGGCGGATGACGACCCTGCTATGGTGGTGGCGGATGACGACCCTGCTATGGTGGTGGCGGACAACGACCTTGCTATGGTGGCTGACGACGACCTCGTGATTGTGGTGCCCAATGATGACCTCGCaatggtggtgcctgacaatgacctcgTGATGGTGGTGGCGCCTGCAATCCCACAGCTTGGCGACAGGACCATGCCAATTGTGGTAGAGGAGTACATCTGCGTTGGGATTCGCCACTCTGAGCGCATCAGGTTGatgaaggagaagaaggaggagtgA
- the LOC120964424 gene encoding uncharacterized protein isoform X3 translates to MLAGRETHKVKLREAGSGLRGLWDVLVVFDGEGHMYLGPGRDHFACAHELQLGYFLVFRYDGDTMFTVKMFDNTMCRMYYQHDDDASNGSSSRDGEEQSRDNEEQSGDNEEQSGDDEEQPILADDDLAMMAADDDPAMVVADDDPAMVLADDDPAMVVADDDPAMVVADNDLAMVADDDLVIVVPNDDLAMVVPDNDLVMVVAPAIPQLGDRTMPIVVEEYICVGIRHSERIRLMKEKKEE, encoded by the exons ATGCTCGCCGGCCGTGAGACCCACAAAGTGAAGCTGCGGGAGGCCGGCAGCGGGCTTCGCGGGCTGTGGGACGTGTTGGTGGTGTTCGATGGCGAAGGCCACATGTACCTAGGGCCCGGCCGGGATCATTTCGCCTGCGCCCATGAGCTACAGCTCGGGTACTTCCTTGTCTTCCGCTACGACGGCGACACCATGTTCACCGTGAAGATGTTCGACAACACCATGTGCCGCATGTACTACCAGCACGACGACGATGCCA gcaatgggagcagcagcagggATGGCGAGGAGCAGAGCAGGGATAACGAGGAGCAAAGCGGGGATAACGAGGAGCAAAGCGGGGATGACGAGGAGCAGCCTATTCTGGCTGACGACGACCTTGCCATGATGGCGGCTGACGACGATCCTGCTATGGTGGTGGCGGATGACGACCCTGCAATGGTGTTGGCGGATGACGACCCTGCTATGGTGGTGGCGGATGACGACCCTGCTATGGTGGTGGCGGACAACGACCTTGCTATGGTGGCTGACGACGACCTCGTGATTGTGGTGCCCAATGATGACCTCGCaatggtggtgcctgacaatgacctcgTGATGGTGGTGGCGCCTGCAATCCCACAGCTTGGCGACAGGACCATGCCAATTGTGGTAGAGGAGTACATCTGCGTTGGGATTCGCCACTCTGAGCGCATCAGGTTGatgaaggagaagaaggaggagtgA
- the LOC120964424 gene encoding uncharacterized protein isoform X2 codes for MVGLEGFEFFEIIIEKSCSRQRLLDKFAKMLAGRETHKVKLREAGSGLRGLWDVLVVFDGEGHMYLGPGRDHFACAHELQLGYFLVFRYDGDTMFTVKMFDNTMCRMYYQHDDDASNGSSSRDGEEQSRDNEEQSGDNEEQSGDDEEQPILADDDLAMMAADDDPAMVVADDDPAMVLADDDPAMVVADDDPAMVVADNDLAMVADDDLVIVVPNDDLAMVVPDNDLVMVVAPAIPQLGDRTMPIVVEEYICVGIRHSERIRLMKEKKEE; via the exons ATGGTTGGCTTGGAAGGTTTCGAGTTCTTCGAGATCATAATTGAGAAATCTTGCAGTAGGCAG AGGCTGCTTGACAAGTTTGCGAAGATGCTCGCCGGCCGTGAGACCCACAAAGTGAAGCTGCGGGAGGCCGGCAGCGGGCTTCGCGGGCTGTGGGACGTGTTGGTGGTGTTCGATGGCGAAGGCCACATGTACCTAGGGCCCGGCCGGGATCATTTCGCCTGCGCCCATGAGCTACAGCTCGGGTACTTCCTTGTCTTCCGCTACGACGGCGACACCATGTTCACCGTGAAGATGTTCGACAACACCATGTGCCGCATGTACTACCAGCACGACGACGATGCCA gcaatgggagcagcagcagggATGGCGAGGAGCAGAGCAGGGATAACGAGGAGCAAAGCGGGGATAACGAGGAGCAAAGCGGGGATGACGAGGAGCAGCCTATTCTGGCTGACGACGACCTTGCCATGATGGCGGCTGACGACGATCCTGCTATGGTGGTGGCGGATGACGACCCTGCAATGGTGTTGGCGGATGACGACCCTGCTATGGTGGTGGCGGATGACGACCCTGCTATGGTGGTGGCGGACAACGACCTTGCTATGGTGGCTGACGACGACCTCGTGATTGTGGTGCCCAATGATGACCTCGCaatggtggtgcctgacaatgacctcgTGATGGTGGTGGCGCCTGCAATCCCACAGCTTGGCGACAGGACCATGCCAATTGTGGTAGAGGAGTACATCTGCGTTGGGATTCGCCACTCTGAGCGCATCAGGTTGatgaaggagaagaaggaggagtgA